Proteins from a genomic interval of Mycobacterium conspicuum:
- a CDS encoding crotonase/enoyl-CoA hydratase family protein, which translates to MTHAIRPVDFGDLKTMTYEVTDRVARITFNRPEKGNAIVADTPLELSALVERADLDPNVHVILVSGRGEGFCAGFDLSAYADGSGSAGGTGAYKGTVLDGKTQAINHFANQPWDPMIDYQMMSRFVRGFSSLMHADKPTVVKIHGYCVAGGTDIALHADQVIAAADAKIGYPPTRVWGVPAAGLWAHRLGDQRAKRLLLTGDCITGAQAAEWGLAIEAPDAKDLDGRTERLVERIAAVPVNQLIMVKLALNSALLQQGIATSRMVSTVFDGVARHTPEGHAFVADAVEHGFRDAVRHRDEPFGDYGRQASPGLGGV; encoded by the coding sequence ATGACGCACGCGATCAGGCCGGTCGATTTCGGCGACCTAAAGACGATGACCTACGAGGTCACCGACCGGGTGGCCCGCATTACCTTCAACCGGCCGGAGAAGGGTAACGCGATCGTCGCCGATACTCCGCTGGAGCTGTCGGCGTTGGTGGAGCGCGCCGACCTCGACCCCAATGTGCATGTGATCCTGGTTTCCGGTCGCGGCGAAGGCTTTTGCGCGGGCTTCGACCTGAGCGCCTACGCCGACGGCTCGGGCTCGGCCGGCGGCACCGGCGCGTATAAGGGCACCGTGCTGGACGGCAAGACCCAGGCCATCAACCACTTTGCGAACCAGCCGTGGGACCCGATGATCGACTACCAGATGATGAGCCGCTTCGTGCGCGGGTTCTCCAGCCTGATGCACGCCGACAAGCCGACGGTGGTCAAGATTCACGGCTACTGCGTGGCCGGCGGCACCGACATCGCGCTGCACGCCGACCAGGTGATCGCCGCCGCCGACGCCAAGATCGGCTACCCGCCGACGCGGGTGTGGGGCGTGCCGGCGGCGGGGCTGTGGGCGCACCGCCTTGGCGATCAGCGCGCCAAACGCCTGCTGCTGACCGGCGACTGCATCACCGGTGCGCAAGCCGCCGAGTGGGGCCTGGCGATCGAGGCGCCGGACGCCAAGGATCTCGACGGGCGCACCGAGCGCCTCGTGGAGCGGATCGCCGCGGTGCCGGTCAACCAGCTGATCATGGTCAAGCTCGCGCTGAATTCCGCCCTGCTGCAACAAGGTATCGCGACAAGCAGGATGGTCAGCACCGTCTTCGACGGCGTCGCCCGGCACACGCCCGAGGGGCATGCCTTCGTCGCCGACGCGGTCGAGCACGGTTTTCGCGACGCGGTCAGACACCGCGACGAGCCGTTCGGTGACTACGGCCGCCAAGCCTCTCCTGGTTTGGGCGGGGTCTAG
- a CDS encoding acyl-CoA dehydrogenase family protein, translated as MPDTHIVTNQVPTLQDYNPATSPVLVEALIREGGQWGLDQVNELGAINGSREAQSWGELADRNRPVLHTHDQYGHRVDEVEYDPAYHELMRTAIGHGLHAAPWADERPGAHVVRAALTSVWTVEPGHICPISMTYAVVPALRFNPELAAVYEPLLTSREYDPELRLATAKPGITAGMSMTEKQGGSDVRAGTTQATANADGTYSLTGHKWFTSAPMCDIFLVLAQAPNGLSCFMLPRILPDGSRNRMFLQRLKDKLGNHANASSEVEYDGATAWLVGEEGRGVPTIIEMVNLTRLDCTLGSATSMRTGLTRAIHHAQHRKAFGAYLIDQPLMRNVLADLAVEAEAATMVAMRMAGATDKAVRGDQTEALFRRIGLAASKYWVCKRSTPHAAEALECLGGNGYVEDSGMPRLYREAPLMGIWEGSGNVSALDTLRAMATRPECVEVLFDELAQSAGQDVRLDSHVENLRGQLSDLETIAYRARKVAEDICLALQGSLLVRHGHPAVAEAFLATRLAGQWGGAFGTMPTGLDLAPILERALVKG; from the coding sequence ATGCCAGACACCCACATCGTCACTAACCAGGTGCCCACCCTGCAGGACTACAACCCGGCCACGTCTCCGGTGCTTGTCGAGGCGCTGATCCGCGAAGGCGGTCAGTGGGGCTTGGACCAGGTCAACGAGCTCGGGGCGATCAACGGAAGCCGCGAGGCCCAGAGCTGGGGCGAGCTCGCAGACCGCAATCGACCCGTCTTGCACACCCACGACCAGTACGGGCACCGCGTCGACGAGGTGGAATACGACCCGGCCTACCACGAGCTGATGCGCACGGCGATCGGCCACGGGCTGCACGCGGCGCCCTGGGCCGACGAGCGGCCGGGCGCCCACGTGGTGCGGGCGGCCTTGACCTCGGTATGGACCGTCGAACCCGGCCATATCTGCCCGATCTCGATGACCTATGCCGTGGTGCCGGCCCTGCGCTTCAACCCCGAGCTGGCGGCCGTCTACGAGCCGCTGCTGACCAGCCGCGAGTACGACCCGGAGCTGCGGCTGGCCACCGCCAAGCCCGGCATCACCGCCGGCATGTCGATGACCGAGAAGCAGGGCGGCTCCGACGTGCGCGCCGGTACCACCCAAGCGACCGCGAACGCCGACGGTACCTACAGCCTGACCGGGCACAAGTGGTTCACCTCGGCACCGATGTGCGACATCTTCCTGGTCCTGGCCCAGGCGCCAAATGGGCTGTCCTGCTTCATGTTGCCGCGCATTCTTCCCGACGGCAGCCGCAACCGGATGTTCCTGCAGCGGCTCAAGGACAAGCTCGGCAACCACGCCAACGCCTCGAGCGAAGTCGAATACGACGGCGCCACAGCGTGGTTGGTCGGCGAGGAGGGGCGCGGCGTACCGACCATCATCGAGATGGTCAACCTCACTCGCCTGGACTGCACCCTGGGCAGTGCCACCAGCATGCGCACCGGTCTGACCCGCGCGATCCACCATGCCCAACACCGAAAAGCCTTCGGGGCCTACCTGATCGACCAACCGCTGATGCGCAACGTGCTGGCGGATCTGGCCGTCGAGGCCGAGGCCGCGACGATGGTCGCGATGCGGATGGCCGGCGCCACCGACAAGGCGGTCCGAGGCGACCAAACCGAAGCGCTGTTCCGTCGCATCGGCCTGGCGGCCAGCAAGTACTGGGTGTGCAAGCGTTCCACCCCGCACGCGGCGGAGGCACTGGAATGCCTGGGCGGCAACGGCTATGTCGAGGATTCCGGCATGCCCCGGCTGTACCGTGAGGCGCCGCTGATGGGCATCTGGGAGGGCTCGGGTAACGTTAGCGCGCTGGATACGTTGCGCGCCATGGCAACTCGCCCCGAATGCGTCGAGGTGCTGTTCGACGAGCTGGCGCAGAGCGCGGGCCAGGACGTCCGACTGGACAGCCATGTCGAGAACCTGCGGGGGCAACTGAGCGACCTGGAGACCATCGCCTACCGCGCCCGCAAGGTCGCCGAGGACATTTGCCTGGCGCTGCAGGGGTCGCTGCTGGTGCGCCACGGGCATCCCGCGGTCGCCGAGGCGTTCCTGGCGACCCGGCTGGCCGGGCAGTGGGGCGGCGCGTTCGGCACCATGCCCACCGGACTGGACCTGGCGCCGATCCTCGAGCGTGCCCTGGTCAAGGGATGA
- a CDS encoding alpha/beta hydrolase family esterase yields the protein MLGRLAALICAGLLLAGCTLWPDDKPPSGFVNGTSVHHISVGGLDRTYRLHKPAQVSEPAPLVIVMHGYSGSARQVERAYQWDGLADSNKFVVAYPDGYGQAWNVDAQNCCGKPATEGVDDVAFITAVVADIGKNVAIDPRKVYAAGMSNGGIMSYTLACATGIFAAIGPVASIQLSACPSPRPASVVHIHGTADRLIPYGGGRGFSVISGPPVPQVNEFWRHVDQCGAPTATRNGAVTTSTAGCAQGRGVVLVTIDGGGHVWPPFASSMLWQFFAAHAR from the coding sequence GTGCTTGGCCGACTCGCCGCGCTCATCTGCGCCGGGCTGCTCCTGGCGGGGTGCACGTTGTGGCCGGACGACAAGCCGCCGTCGGGCTTCGTGAACGGCACCAGCGTGCACCACATCAGCGTTGGCGGACTCGACCGCACCTACCGCCTCCACAAGCCCGCACAGGTATCCGAGCCGGCGCCGCTGGTGATCGTGATGCACGGCTACTCGGGCAGCGCCAGGCAAGTCGAAAGGGCTTACCAGTGGGACGGATTGGCTGATTCGAATAAGTTCGTCGTCGCCTACCCAGACGGCTACGGCCAGGCCTGGAACGTCGACGCGCAGAACTGCTGCGGGAAACCCGCAACCGAAGGCGTCGATGACGTCGCCTTCATCACCGCGGTCGTCGCCGACATCGGCAAGAACGTGGCCATCGATCCCCGCAAGGTCTACGCGGCCGGGATGAGTAACGGTGGGATCATGTCCTACACGCTGGCGTGCGCCACCGGGATCTTCGCGGCGATCGGCCCGGTGGCCTCCATTCAGCTGTCCGCGTGCCCGTCGCCGAGGCCGGCGTCGGTGGTGCACATCCACGGCACCGCGGACCGGCTCATTCCCTACGGCGGCGGGCGGGGCTTCAGCGTCATCAGCGGGCCACCAGTGCCGCAGGTGAATGAGTTCTGGCGCCATGTCGATCAGTGCGGCGCCCCGACGGCCACCAGGAACGGAGCCGTGACCACCTCGACGGCCGGGTGTGCGCAGGGGCGCGGCGTCGTGCTGGTCACCATCGACGGCGGCGGCCACGTGTGGCCCCCGTTCGCGAGCTCGATGCTGTGGCAATTCTTCGCCGCCCACGCCCGCTAG
- a CDS encoding PaaX family transcriptional regulator C-terminal domain-containing protein, protein MPNMTARSVVLSVLLGAHPAWASASELIRLTADFGIKETTLRVALTRMVGAGDLIRSADGYRLSDRLLARQRRQDDAMRPRVKAWRGEWVVLIVTSVGTDARTRAALRTTMHHKRFGELREGVWMRPDNLDLELDHNVSARVRVLSARDDAPAELAAQLWDLSGWAATGHRLLDEMSTAADVPGRFIVAAAMVRHLLIDPMLPAELLPAEWPGAALRAAYHDFAKELSDRRDMAAQQLQEAK, encoded by the coding sequence ATGCCGAACATGACGGCCCGGTCGGTGGTGCTCAGCGTGCTGCTCGGTGCCCATCCGGCGTGGGCGAGCGCCAGCGAATTAATCAGGCTGACAGCCGATTTCGGTATCAAGGAGACGACACTGCGGGTCGCGCTGACCCGCATGGTGGGCGCCGGTGACCTGATCCGATCGGCCGATGGCTATCGGCTCTCCGATAGGTTGCTGGCCCGCCAGCGCCGCCAGGACGACGCGATGCGGCCACGGGTCAAGGCTTGGCGCGGGGAGTGGGTCGTGCTGATCGTCACCAGCGTGGGCACCGATGCCCGCACCCGCGCCGCACTGCGAACCACCATGCACCACAAGCGTTTCGGTGAGCTGCGCGAAGGGGTGTGGATGCGGCCCGACAATCTCGACCTCGAGCTGGACCACAACGTGTCGGCCCGGGTCCGGGTATTGAGCGCACGAGACGACGCGCCCGCCGAGCTGGCCGCTCAACTGTGGGACCTGTCCGGCTGGGCGGCCACCGGGCACCGGCTGCTCGACGAAATGAGCACGGCCGCAGACGTTCCCGGCCGCTTCATAGTCGCCGCGGCGATGGTGCGTCACCTGCTCATCGACCCGATGCTACCCGCCGAACTGCTGCCGGCCGAATGGCCCGGCGCCGCGCTGCGCGCCGCCTATCACGACTTCGCCAAAGAGCTCTCCGACCGACGCGACATGGCGGCACAACAACTGCAGGAGGCAAAATGA
- a CDS encoding DUF3060 domain-containing protein, whose protein sequence is MRARPTPNSFRLAALAAALTVGLAGCSSTANPPGGSSATTTTKAPSTSAAATTTTPGGNSVSTSVEIGNSLEYGSFNTTANLDCADGKSLNVAGSNNTLTVTGACETVNIGGTGNKITFDKVNTRITVLGVDNTITYKDGDPKVDNIGTNNSIKKGS, encoded by the coding sequence ATGCGCGCCCGCCCCACGCCGAATTCGTTTCGACTGGCCGCCCTCGCCGCGGCGCTGACCGTCGGGCTGGCCGGTTGCAGTTCGACCGCCAATCCCCCGGGCGGGTCGTCCGCGACCACCACCACCAAGGCGCCGAGCACCAGCGCGGCCGCGACGACGACCACACCGGGCGGCAACAGCGTGAGCACCTCGGTCGAGATCGGCAACTCACTGGAGTACGGGTCGTTCAACACCACCGCAAACCTTGACTGCGCCGACGGGAAATCCCTCAACGTGGCCGGTTCGAACAACACCCTGACCGTCACCGGAGCGTGCGAGACGGTGAACATCGGCGGCACCGGCAACAAGATCACCTTCGACAAGGTCAACACCCGGATCACGGTGCTGGGCGTCGACAACACCATCACCTACAAGGACGGCGACCCGAAGGTGGACAACATCGGGACGAACAACTCGATCAAGAAGGGCAGCTGA
- a CDS encoding TetR/AcrR family transcriptional regulator, protein MAAPPEPPGSPPAGGRQRAGRSAARPGKLSRDSIVDGALTFLDREGWDSLTINALATQLGTKGPSLYNHVDSLEDLRRAVRIRVIDDIIMMLNRVGEGRAREDAILVMAAAYRSYAHHHPGRYSAFTRMPLGGDDPEYAAATRGAAAPVIAVLASYGLGGEEAFHAALEFWSAMHGFVLLEMTGVMDDIDTDVVFSEMVLRLAASLDRRTAKST, encoded by the coding sequence ATGGCAGCTCCGCCGGAACCGCCGGGATCCCCGCCAGCCGGCGGGCGCCAGCGCGCGGGCCGATCGGCCGCTCGCCCGGGCAAGCTGAGCCGCGACAGCATCGTCGATGGTGCGCTGACGTTTCTGGATCGGGAGGGCTGGGACTCGCTGACGATCAACGCGCTGGCGACGCAACTGGGAACCAAGGGGCCGTCGCTGTACAACCACGTGGACAGCCTGGAGGACCTGCGTCGCGCCGTACGGATCCGGGTGATCGACGACATCATCATGATGCTGAACCGGGTCGGCGAGGGCCGCGCGCGCGAGGACGCGATCCTGGTCATGGCGGCCGCCTACCGGAGCTACGCGCATCACCATCCCGGCCGGTACTCGGCGTTCACCCGCATGCCGTTGGGCGGTGATGACCCGGAGTACGCGGCCGCGACCAGGGGCGCGGCGGCCCCGGTGATCGCGGTGTTGGCGTCCTACGGGCTCGGTGGGGAGGAGGCCTTCCACGCCGCGCTGGAGTTCTGGTCGGCGATGCACGGGTTCGTGTTGCTGGAGATGACCGGCGTCATGGACGACATCGACACCGACGTGGTGTTCTCCGAGATGGTGCTGCGCCTAGCCGCCAGCCTGGACAGGCGGACCGCCAAGTCCACCTGA
- a CDS encoding DUF3060 domain-containing protein, giving the protein MKFAKWTRLAGSLAACAVTFAATPALTAHAKNDDTHITGNGNEQVVDCAGGTLIVNGTANAITAKGNCWAVTVMGSSNTIVADSVTHDITAYGYNQTVFFHDGDPIIWDRGRELGMTNRLQRVGP; this is encoded by the coding sequence GTGAAATTTGCGAAATGGACACGCCTCGCCGGGTCACTGGCCGCCTGTGCCGTCACCTTCGCCGCCACCCCGGCTCTGACCGCGCACGCCAAGAACGACGACACCCACATCACCGGGAACGGCAACGAGCAGGTGGTGGATTGCGCCGGTGGCACCCTGATCGTCAACGGCACCGCCAATGCCATCACGGCGAAGGGCAACTGCTGGGCGGTCACGGTGATGGGCTCGTCGAACACGATCGTCGCCGACTCGGTGACGCATGACATCACGGCCTACGGCTACAACCAGACCGTGTTCTTCCACGACGGCGACCCGATCATCTGGGACCGCGGTCGCGAACTGGGCATGACCAACCGGCTTCAGCGGGTTGGCCCCTAA
- a CDS encoding crotonase/enoyl-CoA hydratase family protein yields MSDSVRVERNGAVTTVILNRPAARNAVNGPTAAALYAAFEQFDRDNSASVAVLWGDGGTFCAGADLKAFGTPETNALHRTGPGPMGPSRMVLSKPVIAAVSGYAVAGGLELALWCDLRVAEEDAVFGVFCRRWGVPLIDGGTVRLPRLIGHSRAMDMILTGRAVQADEALAMGLANRVVPKGQARQAAEELAAELAALPQQCLRSDRLSALHQWGLSESHAIDGEFASIFRVSAEAMEGAGRFAAGAGRHGAPAS; encoded by the coding sequence ATGAGTGACTCAGTTCGTGTGGAGCGCAACGGCGCGGTGACCACGGTGATCCTCAATCGACCCGCCGCGCGCAACGCCGTGAACGGCCCGACTGCGGCCGCGCTCTACGCGGCTTTCGAGCAATTCGACCGTGACAACAGCGCATCGGTGGCCGTTCTATGGGGCGATGGCGGAACATTTTGCGCCGGAGCGGATTTGAAAGCATTCGGTACCCCGGAGACCAATGCGTTGCACCGCACCGGCCCCGGCCCGATGGGCCCGTCGCGCATGGTGCTGTCCAAACCGGTGATCGCCGCCGTCAGCGGCTACGCCGTCGCCGGGGGTCTGGAGTTGGCGTTGTGGTGCGATCTGCGGGTGGCCGAGGAGGATGCCGTGTTCGGCGTGTTCTGCCGCCGGTGGGGGGTGCCGCTCATCGACGGCGGCACGGTGCGCCTGCCGCGGCTGATCGGACACAGCCGTGCGATGGACATGATCCTTACCGGCCGCGCGGTGCAGGCCGATGAGGCGCTGGCAATGGGATTGGCCAATCGGGTGGTGCCCAAGGGCCAGGCCCGCCAGGCCGCCGAGGAGCTGGCCGCTGAGCTGGCCGCGTTGCCGCAACAATGCCTGCGCTCGGATCGGCTTTCGGCGCTACACCAGTGGGGGCTGTCGGAATCCCACGCCATCGACGGCGAATTCGCCAGCATCTTCCGCGTCTCCGCCGAAGCGATGGAGGGGGCCGGACGGTTCGCCGCGGGGGCCGGCCGCCACGGCGCACCGGCCAGTTAG